The following coding sequences lie in one Treponema socranskii subsp. buccale genomic window:
- a CDS encoding carbohydrate ABC transporter permease, producing MNRTVLRKKTSFSSRMITVILIALCIVWSLPTIGILVTSFRTKDAVAASGWWQAFKTPNAFTLDNYAQVLFGQRHKVAGAETGVVVTRGATMFNSFLSSIAVTLPSVVIPIFIAAAAAYGFAWLRFRGRKTLFAAIIALLVVPLQISLIPILRDYQKLGLNGTYLGIWLAHTGFGLPLATYILFNYISTIPRSILESAFIDGSNHFDCFFKLIIPLSVPALASFAIFQFIWVWNDLLVALVFLSGGAQKMQVVTVRLMNMAGTLGADWHLLTAGAFVSMALPLAVFLSLQRYFVRGLLSGSVKG from the coding sequence ATGAATCGAACCGTACTGCGAAAAAAAACGTCGTTTTCGAGCCGGATGATCACCGTCATACTCATCGCGCTGTGCATCGTCTGGTCGCTCCCGACAATCGGTATTTTAGTCACGTCGTTCCGTACCAAAGATGCGGTCGCCGCTTCGGGCTGGTGGCAGGCGTTTAAAACACCGAATGCGTTTACGCTCGACAATTACGCGCAAGTGTTATTCGGACAACGGCATAAAGTCGCCGGCGCGGAGACAGGCGTCGTCGTCACACGAGGCGCGACGATGTTCAATTCGTTTCTGTCGAGCATAGCGGTGACGCTTCCTTCGGTCGTTATTCCGATTTTTATAGCCGCAGCCGCCGCTTACGGTTTTGCGTGGCTCAGATTCCGCGGGCGGAAAACGCTTTTCGCAGCGATCATCGCACTGCTCGTCGTACCGCTGCAGATATCGCTCATCCCCATCCTTCGCGACTACCAAAAGCTCGGACTCAACGGAACGTATTTGGGAATATGGCTCGCCCATACGGGATTCGGTTTGCCGCTCGCGACGTATATATTGTTCAATTACATATCGACTATTCCGCGCAGCATCCTCGAATCCGCCTTTATCGACGGATCGAACCATTTCGATTGTTTTTTCAAATTAATAATTCCGCTCAGCGTGCCGGCGCTCGCGTCGTTCGCGATCTTTCAGTTTATTTGGGTATGGAACGACTTACTTGTCGCGCTCGTTTTCCTGAGCGGCGGAGCGCAGAAAATGCAAGTCGTCACCGTTCGCCTGATGAACATGGCGGGAACGCTCGGCGCCGACTGGCATCTGCTCACTGCAGGCGCCTTCGTTTCGATGGCGCTGCCGCTTGCGGTATTTCTTTCGCTCCAGCGCTATTTTGTACGCGGTCTGCTTTCCGGTTCCGTAAAGGGATAA